A genomic region of Streptosporangium lutulentum contains the following coding sequences:
- a CDS encoding response regulator has protein sequence MRVVLAEDSVLLREGLIRLLGSAGMEVVAAVADAGDLLRAVDEHDPDLVVTDVRMPPSHTDEGLRAALVLRRQRPGLAILVLSQYVEERYATQLLSTATSGIGYLLKDRVADVTEFLDALRRVAAGGTALDPEVVAQLLLRRHSDPLERLTPREYEVLALIAEGRSNSGIAEALVVSESAVGKHINNIFTKLDLSGVDKDHRRVLAVLRFLKV, from the coding sequence ATGCGAGTAGTGCTCGCCGAGGATTCCGTCCTGCTCAGAGAAGGACTCATCCGCCTGCTCGGCTCGGCGGGCATGGAGGTCGTGGCGGCGGTGGCCGACGCCGGCGACCTGCTGCGCGCCGTGGACGAACACGATCCCGACCTCGTCGTCACCGACGTGCGGATGCCGCCCTCGCACACCGACGAGGGGCTGCGCGCGGCGCTCGTACTGCGCCGCCAGCGGCCGGGGCTCGCGATCCTCGTGCTCTCGCAGTACGTCGAGGAGCGTTACGCCACCCAGTTGCTGTCCACGGCGACCAGCGGCATCGGATACCTGCTCAAGGACCGGGTCGCCGACGTCACCGAGTTCCTGGACGCGCTGCGCCGGGTCGCCGCGGGCGGCACGGCCCTCGACCCGGAGGTGGTCGCCCAGCTCCTGCTCCGCAGGCACAGCGACCCGCTGGAGCGGCTGACCCCCAGGGAGTACGAGGTGCTGGCGCTGATCGCGGAGGGCCGGTCCAACAGCGGGATCGCCGAGGCCCTGGTGGTCTCCGAGAGCGCGGTCGGCAAGCACATCAACAACATCTTCACGAAACTCGACCTCTCCGGCGTGGACAAAGACCACCGCCGGGTGCTGGCCGTACTGCGCTTCCTGAAGGTCTGA
- a CDS encoding alpha/beta hydrolase, which yields MPRTLRAATVAAVLSTALVACSGNTGRNSAADVAGGAPAADPSAAGSPGAITWATCTDIRRPDGTIAKPDPLLQCGKISVPLDYAKPDGPSLSIAVIRTKASGPGPRIGSLVFNFGGPGASGVDTLAQAAKAFSSLGTRYDLVSFDPRGVERSSGVRCGDDEEMDKYTSLNTLPTNEAERDAIEKGTKEFVDACGQTSGKLLPYVGTVNAAQDLDRLRAALGDKQLNYFGISYGTQLGAIYATKFPKNVNRMVLDGTLDPSATLEQRTLAQTTGFQHAYEAFLKDCVKEPGQCEIGSDTTIADKNVEKLLYDLKAKPIKVGDRTVTQGLASTAISAALYSQLTWPLLDRAVSQGLKGDGRILLALADNYNGRLPDGGYTTLMSSFPAISCVDTAERPTSEELRRTETESLKLSPLFGSPGLGSICTLWPVPGSDEARKVNAAGSAPIVVIGNTGDPATPYEWAPKLAKELGTGVLVTYKGEGHASYLSGDPCVKRTTDGYLLNGKVPAEGTVCPSS from the coding sequence ATGCCAAGAACGCTAAGGGCGGCCACCGTAGCCGCGGTCCTCTCTACCGCGCTGGTCGCCTGCAGCGGCAACACCGGCCGCAACAGCGCCGCCGACGTGGCGGGAGGAGCACCCGCCGCCGACCCGAGCGCGGCCGGCTCGCCGGGGGCGATCACGTGGGCCACCTGCACCGACATCAGGCGCCCCGATGGAACGATCGCCAAGCCCGACCCCCTGTTGCAGTGCGGGAAGATCTCGGTCCCGCTCGACTACGCCAAACCCGACGGCCCGTCCCTGAGCATCGCCGTCATCCGTACCAAGGCCTCCGGTCCCGGCCCGCGGATCGGTTCACTGGTCTTCAACTTCGGCGGTCCCGGCGCCTCCGGCGTCGACACCCTGGCACAGGCGGCGAAGGCTTTCAGCAGCCTGGGCACCCGCTACGACCTGGTCAGCTTCGACCCGCGCGGGGTGGAGCGCAGCTCCGGCGTCAGGTGCGGCGACGACGAGGAAATGGACAAGTACACCTCGCTGAACACCCTGCCCACCAACGAGGCGGAGCGGGACGCGATCGAGAAGGGCACCAAGGAGTTCGTCGACGCCTGCGGGCAGACGTCCGGCAAGCTCCTCCCCTACGTCGGCACCGTGAACGCCGCCCAGGACCTGGACCGTCTCCGCGCGGCACTGGGCGACAAGCAGCTCAACTACTTCGGCATCTCGTACGGCACGCAACTCGGCGCGATCTACGCGACCAAGTTCCCCAAGAACGTGAACCGGATGGTGCTGGACGGCACGCTGGACCCCAGCGCCACGCTGGAACAGCGCACCCTGGCCCAGACGACCGGCTTCCAGCACGCCTACGAGGCCTTCCTGAAGGACTGCGTCAAAGAACCCGGGCAGTGCGAGATCGGCAGCGACACCACCATCGCGGACAAGAACGTCGAGAAACTCCTGTACGACCTGAAGGCCAAGCCGATCAAGGTCGGTGACCGCACCGTCACCCAGGGGCTGGCCAGCACCGCCATCTCCGCCGCCCTGTACTCACAGCTGACCTGGCCCCTGCTGGACCGGGCCGTGAGCCAGGGGCTGAAGGGCGACGGGCGGATCCTGCTGGCCCTGGCCGACAACTACAACGGCCGCCTGCCCGACGGCGGTTACACGACCCTCATGAGCAGCTTCCCGGCCATCAGCTGCGTGGACACCGCGGAACGGCCGACCAGCGAGGAACTGCGCAGGACCGAGACCGAGTCGCTGAAGCTCTCCCCGCTCTTCGGCAGCCCCGGTCTGGGCAGCATCTGCACGCTGTGGCCGGTTCCCGGCAGCGACGAGGCCAGAAAGGTCAACGCCGCCGGTTCGGCGCCGATCGTGGTGATCGGCAACACCGGCGACCCCGCCACGCCGTACGAATGGGCGCCGAAGCTGGCCAAGGAGCTCGGAACCGGCGTGCTGGTGACCTACAAGGGCGAGGGTCACGCCTCCTACCTGTCCGGAGACCCGTGCGTCAAGCGGACCACCGACGGTTACCTGCTCAACGGGAAGGTCCCGGCCGAGGGAACCGTCTGCCCCTCGTCCTGA
- the aceE gene encoding pyruvate dehydrogenase (acetyl-transferring), homodimeric type, whose amino-acid sequence MASGRQRFSVISDGLPSQLPDVDPSETQEWLESLDNVIKTEGRTRARYLMLRLLERARENQVGVPGLRSTDYINTIPPEREPWFPGDEYVERRIRAYTRWNAAVMVTRANARTNVGGHIATYASAASLYEVGFNHFFRGKDHGESGDQVFFQGHAAPGIYARAFLEGRLNEAQLDAFRQELSHGFRGLPSYPHPRLMPDFWEFPTVSMGLGPIGAIYQARFNRYLLNRKIKDTSRSHVWAYLGDGEMDEPESLGAIGLAAREELDNLTFVINCNLQRLDGPVRGNGKIIQELESYFRGAGWNVIKVVWGRDWDPLLAADVDGVLVNKMNTVPDGQFQTYSVESGEYIREDFFGGDPRLRKMVEHLTDEDIRKLPRGGHDYRKVYAAYKAAREHVGQPTVILAQTIKGWTLGKDFEARNATHQMKKMSKADLKEFRDRLYLPIPDSALEADLPPYFHPGENDPEIEYMKERRAALGGFLPKRVVRAKPIKLPGDAAYAQLKKGSGKQNVATTMAVVRLLKDLMRDKEIGHRFVPIIPDEARTFGLDAIFPTAKIYSPHGQTYQAVDRELLLSYKESTEGQILHEGISESGSMASAIATGTAYATHGEHMIPVYIFYSMFGWQRTADQMWQLGDQMGRGFLLGATAGRTTLNGEGLQHEDGHTPLIASTNPAAVSYDPSWGYELAHIVQDGLRRMYGEKPENVFYYLTIYNEPYPQPAEPEGLDVQGLLKGLYRFAPAPAAVSGPKANILVSGVAGPWALEAQRMLAEEWGVAAEVWSATSWSELRREALAVEEHNLLNPDAEQRVPYVTQALSAAQGPFMGVSDYMRAVQDQISQWVPGDWTSLGTDGFGLSDTRSALRRHFHVDAASITLAVLTQLVKRGELDAGVLSDAIARYHLKNGVTEAGGAESNDVQSMGL is encoded by the coding sequence GTGGCTTCCGGACGCCAGCGTTTCTCGGTCATCAGCGACGGCCTACCCAGCCAGCTCCCTGATGTCGACCCCAGCGAGACCCAGGAGTGGCTTGAGTCGCTCGACAACGTCATCAAGACGGAGGGTCGCACTCGCGCCCGTTACCTGATGCTTCGGCTGTTGGAACGGGCCCGAGAGAACCAGGTCGGAGTGCCCGGCCTGCGCAGCACCGACTACATCAACACCATCCCCCCGGAGCGCGAGCCCTGGTTCCCCGGCGACGAGTACGTCGAACGCCGTATCCGCGCCTACACGCGCTGGAACGCGGCCGTCATGGTGACCCGGGCCAACGCCCGCACCAACGTCGGCGGGCACATCGCCACCTACGCCTCGGCGGCGTCGCTCTACGAGGTGGGCTTCAACCACTTCTTCCGCGGCAAGGACCACGGCGAGTCCGGAGACCAGGTCTTCTTCCAGGGCCACGCCGCGCCGGGCATCTACGCCCGCGCGTTCCTGGAGGGCCGCCTCAACGAGGCCCAGCTCGACGCCTTCCGGCAGGAGCTCTCCCACGGCTTCAGGGGCCTGCCCTCCTACCCGCACCCCCGCCTGATGCCGGACTTCTGGGAGTTCCCCACGGTCTCCATGGGTCTCGGCCCGATCGGCGCCATCTACCAGGCCCGGTTCAACCGTTACCTGCTGAACCGGAAGATCAAGGACACCAGCCGCAGCCATGTCTGGGCCTACCTCGGCGACGGCGAGATGGACGAGCCCGAGTCGCTCGGCGCGATCGGCCTGGCCGCCCGCGAGGAGCTGGACAACCTCACCTTCGTCATCAACTGCAACCTGCAGCGTCTCGACGGCCCGGTGCGCGGCAACGGCAAGATCATTCAGGAGCTGGAGTCCTACTTCCGGGGCGCCGGCTGGAACGTCATCAAGGTCGTCTGGGGCCGCGACTGGGACCCGCTGCTGGCGGCCGACGTCGACGGCGTGCTCGTCAACAAGATGAACACCGTCCCCGACGGCCAGTTCCAGACCTACTCCGTCGAGTCCGGCGAGTACATCCGCGAGGACTTCTTCGGCGGCGACCCGCGCCTGCGCAAGATGGTCGAGCACCTGACGGACGAGGACATCCGCAAGCTGCCGCGCGGCGGCCACGACTACCGCAAGGTGTACGCGGCCTACAAGGCGGCCCGCGAGCACGTCGGCCAGCCGACGGTCATCCTCGCCCAGACCATCAAGGGCTGGACGCTCGGCAAGGACTTCGAGGCGCGCAACGCGACGCACCAGATGAAGAAGATGTCCAAGGCCGACCTGAAGGAGTTCCGCGACCGGCTCTACCTGCCGATCCCCGACTCCGCCCTCGAGGCCGACCTCCCGCCCTACTTCCACCCGGGCGAGAACGACCCCGAGATCGAGTACATGAAGGAGCGCCGCGCGGCCCTGGGCGGCTTCCTGCCCAAGCGCGTGGTCCGCGCCAAGCCGATCAAGCTCCCGGGCGACGCGGCCTACGCGCAGCTCAAGAAGGGCTCCGGCAAGCAGAACGTCGCCACCACCATGGCCGTCGTCCGCCTGCTCAAGGACCTCATGCGCGACAAGGAGATCGGCCACCGGTTCGTGCCGATCATCCCCGACGAGGCGCGCACCTTCGGTCTTGACGCGATCTTCCCGACCGCCAAGATCTACTCACCGCACGGCCAGACCTACCAGGCCGTGGACCGCGAGCTGCTCCTGTCCTACAAGGAGTCGACCGAGGGTCAGATCCTGCACGAGGGCATCAGCGAGTCCGGCTCGATGGCCTCGGCGATCGCCACCGGCACGGCGTACGCCACGCACGGCGAGCACATGATCCCGGTCTACATCTTCTACTCGATGTTCGGCTGGCAGCGTACGGCCGACCAGATGTGGCAGCTCGGCGACCAGATGGGCCGGGGCTTCCTGCTCGGCGCCACCGCCGGCCGTACCACCCTGAACGGCGAGGGCCTGCAGCACGAGGACGGTCACACCCCGCTGATCGCCTCGACGAACCCGGCGGCGGTGTCCTACGACCCGTCGTGGGGTTACGAGCTGGCCCACATCGTTCAGGACGGCCTGCGGAGGATGTACGGCGAGAAGCCGGAGAACGTCTTCTACTACCTGACCATCTACAACGAGCCGTATCCCCAGCCGGCCGAGCCCGAGGGCCTGGACGTTCAGGGCCTGCTCAAGGGTCTTTACCGGTTCGCCCCGGCTCCGGCCGCCGTCTCGGGTCCGAAGGCCAACATCCTGGTGTCCGGCGTGGCCGGGCCCTGGGCCCTGGAGGCCCAGCGGATGCTGGCCGAGGAGTGGGGCGTGGCGGCCGAGGTCTGGTCGGCCACCTCCTGGTCGGAGTTGCGCCGCGAGGCGCTCGCCGTCGAGGAGCACAACCTGCTCAACCCCGACGCCGAGCAGCGCGTACCCTACGTGACGCAGGCGCTGTCGGCGGCCCAGGGGCCGTTCATGGGCGTCAGCGACTACATGCGCGCGGTGCAGGACCAGATCTCCCAGTGGGTACCGGGTGACTGGACCTCGCTCGGCACCGACGGTTTCGGCCTGTCGGACACCCGGTCGGCGCTGCGCCGCCACTTCCACGTGGACGCGGCCTCGATCACCCTGGCCGTGCTCACCCAGCTGGTGAAGCGGGGCGAGCTCGACGCCGGGGTGCTGAGCGACGCGATCGCCAGGTACCACCTGAAGAACGGTGTGACCGAGGCCGGTGGCGCCGAGAGCAACGACGTCCAGTCCATGGGACTGTGA